From the genome of Clavibacter nebraskensis NCPPB 2581:
GCCGCGAAGGTGGACGGCGCCGGGAACTTCCGGGCCTTCCGCTCGATCGTCCTGCCCGTGAGCCTCAACGCCGTCATCACCGCCGGGCTCTTCACGTTCCTCTTCACCTGGAGCGACTTCCTGTTCGCGCTGACGCTCACGACGACCGACGACGTGCGCCCCATCACGCTCGGGATCTACCAGTACATCGGCACGTACACCGCCGACTGGAGCACGGTGATGGCCACGGCCGTGCTCGCGTCGCTGCCGGCGATCGTGCTGCTGCTCGCGGCGCAGCGCTTCATCGCAGCGGGCGCGACGGGCGGCGCTGTCAAGTGATCCGGCTCCCGCACGCCCGCGCCCCGGACGCCGCCCGCGCCCCCTCCCAGATCCCGCACGACCCCTCCGAGAGAGAGACACCATGACCGACACCACCTCCCCGCTGCGCGTCACCGTCTGGGGCGAGAACCGCCACGAGCAGATCGAGCAGCACGTCCGCGACCGCTACCCGACCGGGATGCACGGCGCCGTCGCCGAGGGCGTGCAGGAGAACCTGCCCGAGGCGCACGTCGAGATCGCGACCATGGACCAGCCCGAGCACGGCCTCACCGAGGAGCTGCTCGCCCGCACCGACGTCCTCACGTGGTGGGGCCACGCGGCCCACGCCGAGGTGGACGACGCGATCGTCGAGCGCGTGCACCGCCACGTGCTCGACGGCATGGGCCTCATCGTGCTGCACTCCGGGCACTGGTCGAAGATCTTCACGAAGCTGATGGGCACCACGTGCACCCTCCGCTGGCGCAGCGAGCACGACCGCGAGCTGGTGTGGACCGTGAACCCGCAGCACCCCATCACGCGCGGCGTGCCGAACCCGATCGTCATCGACGAGCAGGAGATGTACGGCGAGTACTTCGACGTGCCCACGCCCGACGAGCTCGTCTTCATCTCGGGCTTCACGGGCGGCGAGGTGTTCCGCAGCGGCATGACCTACCGCCGCGGCTTCGGCCGGATCTTCTTCTTCTCGCCCGGCGACCAGGACTTCCCCGTCTACCACCACCGGGACGTCCGCCGCGTGATCGCGAACGCGTGCGAGTGGGCGCGGCCCGACCGCCGACAGACGCCGACGCTGCTGCGCTACGAGCTCGGCGAGTACTACGACGGCACCGACTACGCCGGGGCGCTCGAGCGATGACGAGGGCTCCGGCTCACCGGATCGTCGCGCCCGCCGACGGCGCGCGCCTCCGGGTCGTGCAGGTCGGCGCGGGCGGCATGGGCCAGCAGTGGCTGCGGACCATCGCGGAGGATCCCGACGTCGAGCTCGTGGGCGTCGTCGACCTGGACGAGGAGGCGGCGCGGGCGGGCGCGTCCGCGCACGGGGCGTCGGCGGAGGCGTCGACCGACCTCGGCGAGCTCATCGACCGGGTGCGGCCCGACGCCGTGATCGACGTCACCATCCCGCGCGCGCACCACCCCGTCACCACCCAGGCGCTGTTCGCGGGGATCCCCGTGCTCGGCGAGAAGCCCGTCGCGCTCACGGTCGCCGAGGGGCTGTCGCTCGCGGCGGCCGCGGAGATCACGGGCGAGCTGTTCATGGTCAGCCAGTCGCGCCGCTACAACGACCACCTCGTCGCCCTCAAGCGGCGGGCGGCCGACCTCGGCGGCGTCGGCATCGTCACGACGGAGTTCTTCAAGGCGCCGCACTTCGGCGGGTTCCGAGAGGAGATGGACGACGTGCTGCTGCTCGACATGGCCGTGCACCAGTTCGACGCGGTGCGGTACCTGCTCGACGCGGATCCCGTGAGCGTCTACTGCGAGTCGTACAACCCGGCGTGGAGCTGGTACCGCGGCGACGCGGGCGCCACCGCGGTCTTCGCGTTCGAGGGCGGCGTGCGCTACGTCTACACCGGCAGCTGGTGCAGCCCGGGCGCGGAGACGTCGTGGAACGGATCCTGGCGGGTGAGCGGCGCGTACGGCACCGCGCTCTGGGACGGCGACCACGATCCGACGAGCGACATCCCGGACGCGCCCGACGGGCCGCTCGCGGAGCCCGCGCCCGCCGGGTCGGTGGGGGTCGAGATCGCCGGGTCGCTGCGCGCGTTCGTCCGGGCGCTCCGCACGGGCGAGCGGCCGCACGGCGAGGTGCACGGCAACGTGATGAGCCTCGCGATGGTCGAGGCCGCGATCGAGTCGAAGGGGACGGGCCGGCGGCTCGCGATCGACGACGTGCTCGAGCGCGCCTACGCGACCGCGCTCGCCGACGAGCGGCGCGACGACGTCCGCGCACGGCTCGAGCAGTGGCGCGAGCGGGGCGTGCGGGAGGCGCTCCAGGGGCCGTCGGCGCCAGCGGGTGTCGCGGGCGCCGCGGCCGTCGCCCGCCCGGCCGTCGCCGGGTAGCCTCGTCGGGTGGGGATCCAGTGACCGGCGACGAGACGGGCCGCGCCGTGCCGCTCGCGCCGGATCCCCGCTCCCGGGAGATCCCGCCCGCTGGCGACGCCCGCTCCCGCGGCACCACGCCCGACCACGTCCGCCGCTCCAACCTCGCGACCGTGCTGCAGATCGTGCACGAGACCGGCCCCGCGTCGCGCTCCGAGCTGACCCGCGAGACCGGGCTCAACCGCTCCACCATCGCCGCGCTCGTGGGCGAGCTGCAGGAGCTCGGCCTCGTCGTCGAGTCGGAGCCGCCCGGCACCAACCGCGTCGGCCGGCCGAGCCCCATCGTCTCGGCCGACCCGCGCGTCGTCGTCCTCGCCGTGAACCCCGAGATCGACGCCGTCACGGTCGGGCTCGTCGGCCTCGACGGCGTGGTGCAGCAGCGGATCCGCCGCGACACCGACGGGATCCCCACCGCCGCGCAGGCCGCCGACCTCGCCGGCGCGATCATCGCCGAGCTGCGCGCCGACCTCCTGGCCACCCGCCCCGATGCGCGCGTGCTCGGCATCGGCGTCGCGGTCCCCGGCCTCGTGCGCTTCGACGGCGGGCTCGTCCGCCTCGCCCCGCACCTCGGCTGGGTCGACGAGCCGTTCGCCGCGCTCCTCGCCGAGGCCACGGGGCTCCCCGCGCTCGCCGCCAACGACGCGAGCCTCGCGGCCGTCGCGGAGGGGCGGTTCGGATCCGGCCGCGACGTCGACGACCTCGTCTACCTCAACGGCGGCGCATCGGGCGTCGGCGGCGGCGTGCTCATCGGTCGGCGCCCGTTCGGCGGCGCGGAGGGCTACGGCGGCGAGCTCGGCCACACGCTCGTCGACTCCGGCGGCGAGCTCTGCCACTGCGGGGCGGTCGGCTGCCTCGAGACGACGGTCGGCCAGGACGCGCTGCTCGAGGTCACGGGCCTCCCGCGCGCCCGCGCCGACGAGCTGGGCGACGTGCTCGCGGCGGCGCTCGAGGCGGGGGATCCGGCGGTCACCCGCGAGGTCGAGCGGCAGATCGACAACCTGGCGGTCGCGCTCCGCAACGTCGTCAACATCTTCAACCCGTCGCTCGTGGTGCTCGGCGGGTTCCTCGGGTCGCTGCACGCGGCGGATCCCGACCGGATCCTCGCCCGCGCCACCGCCCAGGCGCTCCCCGGCGCGCGCGAGGCCCTGCGGATCCGCCGCGCCGCCCTCGGCCCCGACCGGCTGATGATCGGCGCGGCCGAGCTGGCCTTCGCGCGCGTGCTCGTGGATCCGTCGGGCGTGATGCGCGCCGCCGCCGACGCGGAGCGCACCACGGCGTGAGCGCTCCCGTCGACCTCGTGATCCTCGACTGCGACGGCGTGCTCGTCGACAGCGAGGTGCTCGCCGTCGAGGTCGACCGACGGGTGCTCGCGGAGCTCGGCTGGGACGTCACGACCGAGGAGATCGTCGAGCGCTTCGTCGGGAAGTCGCACGCGACCTTCACCGCGGAGGTCGCCGCCCACCTCGGCCGCGACCTCGCCGACGACGGGGACGCGCCCTACGCGCACTGGTACCGGGAGGCGTTCGAGGCGCACCTGCGCCCGGTCGACGGGATCGCGGAGGCGCTCGACGCCATCACCCTGCCGACGTGCGTGGCGTCCAGCGGCGGCCACCCGAAGATCCGCGCCAACCTCGCGCGCACGGGTCTGCTCCCGCGCTTCGACGGCCGGATCTCGAGCGCCACCGAGGTGGAGCACGGCAAGCCCGCACCCGGCCGCTTCCTCCTCGCGGCGTCGCGGATGGGCGTGGATCCCGCGCGCTGCGTGGTCGTGGAGGACAGCCCGTACGGCGTGCAGGGCGCGCTCGCCGCGGGCATGCGCGCGCTCGGCTACGCGGGCGGGCTGACCCCGGCCGCCCGCCTGCGCGATGCGGGTGCCACCGTCTTCGACGACATGCGCGACCTGCCGGGGCTGCTGCGCGGGCTCGCGGCCTGAGCCGGAGAGCCCGCCCGATCGGCGGCCGCAGGCTCACCCCGCGCTGACGGCCCGCCGCCGCACCGCGCGCACCATGAGCGCGCCGAGGA
Proteins encoded in this window:
- a CDS encoding Gfo/Idh/MocA family protein; the protein is MTRAPAHRIVAPADGARLRVVQVGAGGMGQQWLRTIAEDPDVELVGVVDLDEEAARAGASAHGASAEASTDLGELIDRVRPDAVIDVTIPRAHHPVTTQALFAGIPVLGEKPVALTVAEGLSLAAAAEITGELFMVSQSRRYNDHLVALKRRAADLGGVGIVTTEFFKAPHFGGFREEMDDVLLLDMAVHQFDAVRYLLDADPVSVYCESYNPAWSWYRGDAGATAVFAFEGGVRYVYTGSWCSPGAETSWNGSWRVSGAYGTALWDGDHDPTSDIPDAPDGPLAEPAPAGSVGVEIAGSLRAFVRALRTGERPHGEVHGNVMSLAMVEAAIESKGTGRRLAIDDVLERAYATALADERRDDVRARLEQWRERGVREALQGPSAPAGVAGAAAVARPAVAG
- a CDS encoding ThuA domain-containing protein, whose amino-acid sequence is MTDTTSPLRVTVWGENRHEQIEQHVRDRYPTGMHGAVAEGVQENLPEAHVEIATMDQPEHGLTEELLARTDVLTWWGHAAHAEVDDAIVERVHRHVLDGMGLIVLHSGHWSKIFTKLMGTTCTLRWRSEHDRELVWTVNPQHPITRGVPNPIVIDEQEMYGEYFDVPTPDELVFISGFTGGEVFRSGMTYRRGFGRIFFFSPGDQDFPVYHHRDVRRVIANACEWARPDRRQTPTLLRYELGEYYDGTDYAGALER
- a CDS encoding ROK family transcriptional regulator is translated as MTGDETGRAVPLAPDPRSREIPPAGDARSRGTTPDHVRRSNLATVLQIVHETGPASRSELTRETGLNRSTIAALVGELQELGLVVESEPPGTNRVGRPSPIVSADPRVVVLAVNPEIDAVTVGLVGLDGVVQQRIRRDTDGIPTAAQAADLAGAIIAELRADLLATRPDARVLGIGVAVPGLVRFDGGLVRLAPHLGWVDEPFAALLAEATGLPALAANDASLAAVAEGRFGSGRDVDDLVYLNGGASGVGGGVLIGRRPFGGAEGYGGELGHTLVDSGGELCHCGAVGCLETTVGQDALLEVTGLPRARADELGDVLAAALEAGDPAVTREVERQIDNLAVALRNVVNIFNPSLVVLGGFLGSLHAADPDRILARATAQALPGAREALRIRRAALGPDRLMIGAAELAFARVLVDPSGVMRAAADAERTTA
- a CDS encoding HAD family hydrolase, whose amino-acid sequence is MSAPVDLVILDCDGVLVDSEVLAVEVDRRVLAELGWDVTTEEIVERFVGKSHATFTAEVAAHLGRDLADDGDAPYAHWYREAFEAHLRPVDGIAEALDAITLPTCVASSGGHPKIRANLARTGLLPRFDGRISSATEVEHGKPAPGRFLLAASRMGVDPARCVVVEDSPYGVQGALAAGMRALGYAGGLTPAARLRDAGATVFDDMRDLPGLLRGLAA